The Dehalococcoidia bacterium genomic sequence AGCGCGAGCGCTTCCCGCGCGAACACGTGGGCGAATCGCTGCTGCCCGCCTCGCTGCCCCTGCTCGAAGAGCTGGGCGCGATGCCCGCGATCGAGCGCGCCGGCTTCGTCAAGAAGTGGGGCGCGGTGATGGTCTGGGGCAGCGGCGACGAGCCGTGGAGCTGGCACTTCAGCGAAACCAACCGCCGCTACCCGCACGCCTACCAGGTCTGGCGGCCGCAGTTCGACCAGATCCTGCTCGATAACGGCCGTGCCGCCGGCGTCGACGTGCGCGAGGGCTGCCGCGTCACCGAAGCGCTGTTCGACGGAGATGCGGTCACCGGCCTGCGCGTCGTGGACGGAGCGGGCAACGAGCAGGACTGCCGCGCCCGCTTCGTCGTCGATGCCAGCGGCCAGGCGGGCCTGCTGGGCCGCGCGCTGCGGCTGCGACGGCCCGACCCCTACTTCCGCAACCTGGCGATCTACGGCTACTACAGCGGCGTCGCGCCCCTGCCCGAAGCGGAGCGCGGCAACATCTTCATCGAGTCCTACGAGCACGGCTGGTGCTGGACGATTCCACTGCACACCGGCTGGACCAGCGTCGGCTGCGTGGTGGACAGCGAGCGCGGCCAGCAGGGCATCCGCCGCAAGGGTCGGGCCGGCTTCTTCGCCGGCCAGCTCGCGCTGGCGAGGCACACCGCGGCCCGGGTGAGCAACGCCGCGCTGGCCGCCGGCCCGATCGTCGTGCGCGACTGGTCCTACGTTTCGGACGAAGTCGCCGGTGACGGCTACGTGCTCGCCGGTGACGCGGCCTGCTTCGTCGATCCGCTCTTCTCCTCCGGCGTGCACCTGGCGCTCTCCTCGGGTGTGCTGGCCGCGGCCTATGTCACCTCAGCGCTGCGCGACCCAACGCTGCGCGGCCCGACGGGCCAGGTCTACAAGGAGTTGTACTACCGCCAGTACGGCCACTTCCGCGAGCTGGCGAAGCTGTTCTACGCCAGCAACCGCAGCGTCGAGTCCTACTTCTGGGAGGCGCGGCGCATCCTTGGCGCCGATGACTCGCTCTCTCCGCGCCAGGCGTTCGTGCAGGCCGTGGCCGGCCAACCGCCGCAGGGCTACGAGCGCGTCGTGCTGGAGCGCGGCGAAGCGCCGGCAGGCTTCGCGGAAGGCGTGCGCGCGCTGGAAGACGCACGCACGGAACGCAACACGCGGGCCACGACCGTGCTCGCCGACGCCAAGCTCCTGCCGCGGCTCGTGCCTGTCCTGGCGGAAGGCGCACGGCTGGAAAAGAAGCCCGTGCTGGGCGAGGGCGAGTTCGTCTGGGGCCTCGTGCTCAGCACGCCGGCGCGGCCGGAAGGCACGCCGCTGAGCGGGCTGCTGGCGCGGGCCGTCTCGCTGATCGACGGCCGCTGCAGCGTGGCCGATCTGCTGCAGACCCTCGCTCAAGCGCTGCCGGCGGAACAGGCTGCGCGCGTGCCGGCCAGCGTGCTCACGGCGCTGCGCATCCTCTACACCGACGGCGCGATCGCGGAGCTACGCCTCGCCGCCGACTGACACCCGGCTAGATCGGCGTATGCTATGCCGCATCGGACTGCACCCCGCTGTACACCACCGGGAAGGACACCATGCCGGACCGCACATACAAGCTCGTGGAGCTGGTCGGCACCTCGGAACACGGCGTAGACGCGGCGATCCAGAACGCGATCGCCCGCGCCGCGCAGACGCTGAAAGGCCTGGACTGGTTCGAAGTCGTCTCGGTTCGCGGCCAGATCGCCGAGGGCAAGGTGCAGCACTACCAGGTGACGATGAAGGTCGGCTTCCGCGTCATGGACCCCGCCGACCTGCATAGGGAATAGGGAGGAGGGGTTAGGGGTTGGCAAGCTGAGGCAATCGATTTCGGCCCGGTATCCCCTGGCCTCGAATCCCTCAGACCTGACGCCTCTACACCTACCCCGGCCAGTCGCCCTCGCCCACGTAGTAGGCGCGGCGGCGGTCGATCGGACTGAGCGCGGTGACGCGAACGCGCGCCTCGCGGCCGTCGCGGAAGGCCACGACGTAGGCCGTTTCAAGCAGCGCCGCGGCCGGACTGATCTCCGTGAGCACGCCGCGCCAGCCGTCGCTGCGCCGCTGATAGCGCAGGACCGCCTCGGCCACGGGGTATCCGGCCGGCCGGCCATGCGGCTCGGCCACGATCGTGCGCACCTGCACGGGCTCGGTCCGGTCCTCGTTCATCTCACCCGCCAGCGTAGCAGCGTGGCCTCACCCCTGCCCCTCTCCAGGGACTGGAGAGGGGTGCTGCCGCGTGGACGCGACGCATCACCGATCACGGCACGCGGATTATCGCCTCCTGCGCCAACGACTTCGCGCTGTCAAGGGCCGCCGCGGCAGAGCCGGAGGTGGGCACGCGCACGGCGAACACCACGCCGTGGCGCAGCACGAACAGCGCCCGCTGATCGCCCACCCACAGCGCCTCGTCGCCCACAGCGGTGACGCTCTGCGCCGTCGGATCCGTCTGCTTGAACGTATCGCGCCGCAGCGGCCAGGTGCGGGCGCCGTCGCCGGGAAACACCTGCACCGTTACGGCGTCGCCGGCAGCTCCGCCCGGCGCCGCCGGCGCGTACCGGCACTGGCTCAGCAGCGCCGTATGCAGCATGCTGGGGCCGGTCGAGGCCCCGCCAAGCACCGCCTCGGCCTCGGCCTGCGTCACCAGCGCACAGGGGTCCGGTCCGCCGCCGGACGCCGCTGTGACGCGAGTTGCGGGCGGGTCGGCGGTAGCCCGCCGACCCGGCGTCGCTGCCTTGCCCGCCGCTGCCGCGGCGCCGGCCGCGGCGGCCGAAGCGGACGGAGCAAGCGGGTGCGCGGGCGCGCGGGCGGCCGCCCCCGCCGCGGTCGCCGGCGTGCCCGGCCGCGGGTCCGTCCGTGGTTTGCCGCCGCAGGCGACGAAGGGCGCGAGCATGATGGCAAGCACGGCCGGAGCTACGGCGTGGCGAATCGGCACGACAGATTCCTGCACAAGCACGGCATCGGGACCAGGGAGACGGTGCGCTTCGGCGCGCGGGCCGGCGGAGCAAATCCAGCATAGCCCCCGCGGGACGACGGTATGTGCTTGGCAACCGCCCCGCGGCGGTGTGGGACCTCCGCGTTCGCGGTCCCGGTCGCACCGGGCCTGACATATGACACGGGCAGCCCCTAAGCGCAACGGTTGTTATACTGCCGGCGGAGCCGTGGGCGGCGCGCCGCGGCGCCAGATCCGCCGGAGTCGAGATCGGATGCGCACCCTGCTCATCGCCTCGCTGGAACCGCACGCCGGCAAGACCGGCATCGCCG encodes the following:
- a CDS encoding dodecin, whose amino-acid sequence is MPDRTYKLVELVGTSEHGVDAAIQNAIARAAQTLKGLDWFEVVSVRGQIAEGKVQHYQVTMKVGFRVMDPADLHRE
- a CDS encoding NAD(P)/FAD-dependent oxidoreductase; translated protein: MIGGGPAGSTAATMLARAGWRVRLFERERFPREHVGESLLPASLPLLEELGAMPAIERAGFVKKWGAVMVWGSGDEPWSWHFSETNRRYPHAYQVWRPQFDQILLDNGRAAGVDVREGCRVTEALFDGDAVTGLRVVDGAGNEQDCRARFVVDASGQAGLLGRALRLRRPDPYFRNLAIYGYYSGVAPLPEAERGNIFIESYEHGWCWTIPLHTGWTSVGCVVDSERGQQGIRRKGRAGFFAGQLALARHTAARVSNAALAAGPIVVRDWSYVSDEVAGDGYVLAGDAACFVDPLFSSGVHLALSSGVLAAAYVTSALRDPTLRGPTGQVYKELYYRQYGHFRELAKLFYASNRSVESYFWEARRILGADDSLSPRQAFVQAVAGQPPQGYERVVLERGEAPAGFAEGVRALEDARTERNTRATTVLADAKLLPRLVPVLAEGARLEKKPVLGEGEFVWGLVLSTPARPEGTPLSGLLARAVSLIDGRCSVADLLQTLAQALPAEQAARVPASVLTALRILYTDGAIAELRLAAD